AGTAATCAGGTTTCACGCGACATGAAGAAGCCCCCGGATGAGTGATTGTCCGGGGGCTTTTATTTCCAATGTGCTCTTCGCTGAAACGGGCGGCCTCCGGTAGGAGCTGTCGAGTGCAACGAGGGCTTTTGATTTTTTTAGAAGCAAGATCAAAAGATCGCAGCCTGCGGCAGCTCCCACACAAAAAAAAACCGCCCGATCTGTTGAGAATCGGGCGGTTTTTTTACGCCTGGGGTTCAGTCAGACGATTATGGATACTGTTGAACAGTACCTTGCTGCTGACCACCATACTGCTGACCCGGAATGGCCTTCAGGTTGACCTCGACCCGACGGTTCTGCGCCCGGCCATTGACGTCAGCGTTGCTGGCAACCGGATTGTCCGGACCGGCACCCCGTGCCGACAGGTTCGCACCGCTCACGCCTTGCGACGTCAGGTAGGTTGCCACGCTCTGGGCGCGACGCTGGGACAGGTCCATGTTGTGCTGACGGCTGCCGGTGCTGTCGGTGTAGCCGACGATCTCGATCTGGTTCTGGTTGAACTCCTTGAGCGAGCCTGCCAGGTTGTTCAGCGGCTGATAGAAGCTTGAGGCGATGTTCGCTGAATCGGTGGCGAACGTGATATTGCCAGGCATGATCAGCTTGATCTGATCGCCCTGGCGCTGCACTTCGACGCCGGTATTGGCCATGCTCGCGCGCAGCTTTTTCTCTTGCTGGTCGGCGTAGTAACCGTAACCGGCAGCGGAAGCCCCCACCACGGCGGCACCAATCAGCGCCCCCTTGCCTCGGTTGTTGTGGTCAATGGCGGCACCGGCCAATGCGCCGGCCAGAGCACCGAGGCCACCGTACTTCGCGGTTTTGCTCATGCCCGTGGAACCACCGTCGGCCTGGCCTTGATTGTCGTAAGGATTAGGCGAGGCACAGCCCGACAGCAAAGCCACAGCCGTAGCGACAATAATCAAACGCTGCTTGGTGAACATGAAGAGCTCCTACTTTCTGCATTCTAGGGTGCAACGGAACAAGGCATCGGCCTTAGCGGGCTTTGGATCATTTCGGGCGGCGAAAATTCCATCGGCTACCGTCAGGCCCGCACAAAAGGGTTGTCACGCATTTCATCGCCCAGGCGCGTGTCCGGCCCGTGCCCCGTCACCACTGTCGCGTCCTCATCAAGCGTATACAGCCGTTGCTTGATCGAACGCACGATGGTCGCCTGATC
This DNA window, taken from Pseudomonas fluorescens NCIMB 11764, encodes the following:
- a CDS encoding OmpA family protein; its protein translation is MFTKQRLIIVATAVALLSGCASPNPYDNQGQADGGSTGMSKTAKYGGLGALAGALAGAAIDHNNRGKGALIGAAVVGASAAGYGYYADQQEKKLRASMANTGVEVQRQGDQIKLIMPGNITFATDSANIASSFYQPLNNLAGSLKEFNQNQIEIVGYTDSTGSRQHNMDLSQRRAQSVATYLTSQGVSGANLSARGAGPDNPVASNADVNGRAQNRRVEVNLKAIPGQQYGGQQQGTVQQYP